In one window of Episyrphus balteatus chromosome 3, idEpiBalt1.1, whole genome shotgun sequence DNA:
- the LOC129916196 gene encoding keratin, type II cytoskeletal 1-like — MRAFMILSVIAVASAQRLGYNYQQGVSGSNPKAFGQGQSFISGNAGYGGDFGGQAQGSGLSYGLSGGSIGSGFGGSSFGSGIGSGSIGSGIGGGFGSGSSYGSSGSVGGGVSYQPGTNRVIDGGLSKEYFLYSAPAEQAQEGHFTKNVETIIKKNLRVIFIKAPENNAVHNAALKIAKQATEDRTAIYVLSKEPDVSEIATQVQEISENVRAKPEVRFIKYRTNEDALNAQRTIQQQYEALGGTSQSSNEGVAPVLNFASPAKNDGQGRANLIAAGSSTSSSNFGSLGSSSNSIGVGVKSNEYLPPAVKK, encoded by the exons GCTTTTATG attTTAAGTGTTATCGCAGTTGCATCTGCACAACGATTGGGATACAACTACCAACAAGGAGTATCTGGATCCAATCCCAAAGCTTTTGGTCAGGGACAAAGCTTCATCTCAGGCAACGCTGGATATGGAGGTGATTTCGGAGGACAAGCTCAAGGATCTGGTCTCAGCTACGGTCTAAGTGGTGGATCAATTGGATCTGGATTTGGGGGTAGCTCATTTGGTTCAGGAATTGGCAGTGGATCAATAGGATCAGGTATTGGTGGTGGATTCGGATCAGGAAGCAGCTATGGATCATCTGGATCGGTTGGAGGTGGAGTCAGTTATCAACCTGGAACAAACCGTGTCATCGATGGTGGACTTAGCAAGGAATATTTCCTTTATTCTGCTCCAGCCGAACAAGCTCAAGAAGGACATTTCACAAAGAATGTCGAAACAATAATTAAGAAGAATCTCCGCGTCATCTTCATCAAGGCACCAGAAAACAACGCTGTCCACAATGCTGCCCTCAAAATCGCCAAACAAGCCACTGAAGACAGAACTGCTATCTATGTCTTGAGCAAGGAACCCGATGTATCAGAAATTGCCACCCAAGTACAAGAAATCAGCGAAAATGTCCGTGCTAAGCCTGAGGTCCGTTTCATCAAGTACAGGACAAATGAGGATGCTCTTAATGCTCAACGTACTATTCAGCAGCAATATGAAGCTTTGGGTGGAACTTCTCAGAGTTCCAATGAAGGTGTTGCTCCAGTTTTGAACTTTGCTTCCCCCGCTAAGAATGATGGACAAGGTCGTGCAAATTTGATTGCAGCTGGTTCGTCTACCAGCTCATCCAATTTCGGCAGCTTAGGATCATCTTCGAATAGCATTGGTGTTGGTGTCAAATCAAACGAATACCTGCCCCCAGCTGTTAAGAAATAA